One window of the Brevundimonas goettingensis genome contains the following:
- a CDS encoding aspartate aminotransferase family protein, protein MGVYNRAPLEVDRGRGARLWSTDGTEYLDMVSGISTNALGHANPVLVQAIKDQAEKLWHVSNIYRIPGQEQLADMLCEHSFADRVFFANSGTEAVECALKTARRYHWANGAPERIDIYGFDGSFHGRTYGAINAAANPAYVEGFGPKMEGFHQLLWGDREALEAALTNPTTCAIVLEPVQGEGGCRVTSDEDLRWMRQMADENGVLIIFDEVQCGMGRTGKLWAHEWAGVSPDIMAIAKALGGGFPIGACLATEKAASGMVAGVHGTTFGGNPLAMAVGLAAFGELVKPELIQNVNEIAAYLKQQLAGLQDRFPDVIVDVRGKGLLIGVKLVPNNRDFMALARDDQQLLVAGGGDNCCRILPPLNLTLDEAREAIRRFEGACETAREQMKAVA, encoded by the coding sequence ATGGGTGTCTACAATCGTGCTCCGCTGGAAGTGGATCGCGGGCGAGGCGCGCGTCTGTGGTCGACGGACGGCACGGAATATCTGGATATGGTCTCCGGCATCTCGACCAACGCCCTGGGTCACGCCAACCCGGTGCTGGTTCAGGCGATCAAGGACCAGGCCGAGAAGCTCTGGCACGTCTCCAACATCTACCGGATCCCGGGCCAGGAGCAGCTGGCCGACATGCTGTGCGAACATTCGTTCGCCGACCGGGTCTTCTTCGCCAACTCGGGCACCGAGGCGGTGGAATGCGCCCTGAAGACCGCGCGCCGCTACCACTGGGCCAACGGCGCGCCTGAGCGGATCGACATCTACGGCTTTGACGGCTCGTTCCACGGCCGGACCTATGGCGCGATCAACGCCGCCGCCAACCCGGCCTATGTCGAGGGCTTCGGCCCGAAGATGGAAGGCTTCCACCAGTTGCTCTGGGGCGACCGCGAGGCGCTGGAAGCGGCCCTGACCAATCCGACCACCTGCGCCATCGTGCTGGAGCCGGTTCAGGGCGAGGGCGGCTGCCGCGTGACCTCCGACGAGGACCTGCGCTGGATGCGTCAGATGGCGGACGAGAATGGCGTCCTGATCATCTTCGACGAGGTCCAGTGCGGCATGGGCCGGACCGGCAAGCTGTGGGCCCACGAATGGGCGGGCGTCAGCCCGGACATCATGGCCATCGCCAAGGCGCTCGGCGGCGGCTTCCCGATCGGCGCCTGTCTGGCCACCGAAAAGGCGGCCTCGGGCATGGTCGCGGGCGTCCACGGCACCACCTTCGGCGGCAACCCCCTGGCCATGGCCGTGGGTCTGGCGGCCTTCGGCGAACTGGTGAAGCCCGAGCTGATCCAGAACGTCAACGAGATCGCCGCCTATCTGAAGCAGCAGCTGGCGGGCCTGCAGGACCGCTTCCCGGACGTCATCGTCGACGTCCGCGGCAAGGGGCTGCTGATCGGCGTCAAGCTGGTCCCGAACAACCGCGACTTCATGGCCCTGGCCCGCGATGACCAGCAGCTGCTGGTCGCCGGCGGCGGCGACAACTGCTGCCGCATCCTGCCGCCGCTCAACCTGACCCTCGACGAGGCCCGTGAGGCCATCCGTCGCTTCGAAGGCGCCTGCGAGACGGCGCGCGAGCAAATGAAGGCGGTGGCGTAA
- the argF gene encoding ornithine carbamoyltransferase, which produces MAQVRHFLDIHRLDAADLRAILDDAHARKAARKGWPQGRADADAPGKDRVLAMIFEKNSTRTRFSFDAAIRQLGGSSIIATASDMQLGRGEPVEDTAKVLSRMVDAVMIRANNHEDVERFARVSTVPVINGLTDRSHPCQILADLQTIEEQKGPIAGKTIAWVGDGNNVCHSFMHAAPKFGFHLNVACPAEYHPDLHDLAKGGNAVTLTADPREAVKGADVVVTDTWVSMGDSDYEERLQAFEAYTVDEALMDLADPDAVFLHCLPAHRGEEVTDAVIDGPKSLVWDEAENRIHAQKAVLAWCFGAF; this is translated from the coding sequence ATGGCTCAGGTCAGACATTTCCTCGACATCCACCGGCTGGACGCCGCCGACCTGCGCGCCATCCTCGACGACGCCCACGCCCGCAAGGCCGCCCGCAAGGGCTGGCCCCAAGGCCGCGCCGACGCCGACGCGCCGGGCAAGGACCGCGTCCTGGCCATGATCTTCGAGAAGAATTCGACCCGCACGCGGTTCAGCTTCGACGCGGCCATCCGCCAGCTGGGCGGCTCGTCCATCATCGCCACGGCCAGCGACATGCAGTTGGGGCGCGGCGAGCCGGTCGAGGACACCGCCAAGGTCCTGTCGCGCATGGTCGACGCCGTGATGATCCGCGCCAACAACCACGAGGACGTCGAGCGCTTCGCCCGCGTCTCGACCGTGCCGGTGATCAACGGCCTGACCGACCGCTCGCACCCGTGCCAGATCCTGGCCGACCTGCAGACCATCGAGGAGCAGAAGGGGCCGATCGCGGGCAAGACCATCGCCTGGGTCGGGGACGGCAACAACGTCTGCCACAGCTTCATGCATGCGGCGCCCAAGTTCGGCTTCCACCTGAACGTCGCCTGCCCGGCCGAGTATCACCCGGACCTGCACGATCTGGCCAAGGGCGGCAACGCCGTCACCCTGACCGCCGACCCGCGCGAGGCGGTAAAGGGCGCCGACGTCGTGGTCACCGACACCTGGGTCTCGATGGGCGACAGCGACTATGAAGAGCGCCTGCAGGCTTTCGAGGCCTATACGGTCGACGAGGCCCTGATGGACCTGGCCGATCCGGACGCGGTCTTCCTGCACTGCCTGCCCGCCCACCGCGGCGAGGAGGTGACCGACGCCGTCATCGACGGGCCCAAGTCGCTGGTCTGGGACGAGGCCGAGAACCGCATCCACGCCCAGAAGGCCGTCCTGGCCTGGTGCTTCGGGGCCTTCTAG
- a CDS encoding glyoxalase superfamily protein: protein MSTVTGLVPILLVSDVPRCAAFFTDQLGFTTDFLYGEPAFYGAVSRDGVVIHMRHVDDPPFAAAAAKEEQLICASFSVTDVKALYAEFMARGVAFAHPLTVQPWGGTDFHVADPDGNVVSFVTYGA, encoded by the coding sequence ATGAGCACGGTGACGGGGCTGGTCCCCATCCTTCTGGTCTCGGACGTGCCGCGCTGCGCCGCCTTCTTCACCGATCAGCTCGGCTTCACGACGGATTTTCTCTACGGCGAGCCGGCCTTCTACGGCGCGGTGTCGCGCGACGGCGTCGTGATCCACATGCGCCATGTGGACGACCCGCCCTTTGCGGCGGCCGCGGCGAAGGAGGAGCAGCTGATCTGCGCCTCCTTCTCCGTCACCGATGTGAAGGCCCTGTACGCAGAGTTCATGGCGCGTGGCGTCGCCTTCGCCCATCCGCTGACAGTCCAGCCCTGGGGCGGGACCGACTTCCACGTCGCCGATCCCGACGGCAACGTGGTGTCGTTCGTGACCTACGGCGCCTAG
- a CDS encoding MmcQ/YjbR family DNA-binding protein yields MATPADLARIALALPGVSGEGVGFGVGKKGLCWSYLARATPKAKREVVPGVVAIRCDLAAKEMLIETVPDRFFDDDHYRGYPAVLARLETLEVSELEGLIRSAWMIQAPKSLKRGLA; encoded by the coding sequence ATGGCCACGCCCGCCGACCTCGCCCGCATCGCGCTCGCCCTGCCCGGCGTCTCCGGCGAGGGCGTGGGATTTGGCGTCGGAAAGAAGGGTCTGTGCTGGAGCTATCTGGCGCGGGCCACTCCGAAAGCGAAACGGGAGGTCGTGCCCGGTGTTGTGGCCATCCGCTGCGATCTCGCCGCCAAGGAGATGCTGATCGAGACGGTGCCCGACCGCTTCTTCGACGATGATCACTATCGCGGCTATCCTGCGGTCCTGGCCCGGCTGGAGACGCTTGAGGTTTCCGAGCTGGAAGGCCTGATCCGGTCGGCCTGGATGATCCAGGCGCCGAAGTCGCTGAAAAGGGGCCTCGCATGA